In a genomic window of Dyadobacter fermentans DSM 18053:
- a CDS encoding ATP-binding protein, which produces MEKTFVRITKLVFCVSCLLILHPSQTCFAQRPVYSNEQHFGVDDGLPQSFITGFTQNKDGFIWISTLDGLSRFDGRGFKNFRNRPGDPATIAQNVIFKIIPHADSSKLTLIYEGLHHDCFDTRTFRAKRIPHLATLRRIPGTKAHFINRANVYNGEDWVFARSVAGGIGWVNAETGKTFFANTANGLLKQDTLSVIFQSADGGVFLISEDGVQVSDKAKKHFKFIRFNTSVDRLRPEMIFDGNINAGTVARLPGNRLLVYRDNRVVLLDLVKRTSKSITIPGGVPAYNNSHKDLLCQDSKGLVYLVNQGRVFRVNEKDQLELIWQSGSAPQFNVTAFFVDRSDVLWMSINTHGITKIDLRAIPFYTRPYKSGFVADILEEAGIPPPQIPAEWTDSAIDYYFRQAWASDNQLYLTANLWGNGEIFSYDGATLSRFNRARHSKVYTALVVKPGGEVCAFEQMNSRWYSWKAPASAPDSFSLNRAEMMKVEMTDGYFAKGSLWLATYASGLLQYKDAQRIGHFIGKQPGSRGHMPNELTEICSDPLNKNLLWIGSRGFGLILWDVEKGLQQIFTVDDGLPNNTVYCILPDRAGKLWCSTNKGIFRLDPKTKEIHSFDKSDGLQGNEFNRAHKFRFFDGRLAFGGTEGYTIFDPAAFDGNHPRTRMPIQLISLQINNELQQPSLRGSIVAEPLSLIREITLPFDKNHLRFEFAALRFNQPAKTKYRFQMVGIDKQWVENGTSNVASYLGLSPGKYKLLVNATDNMGLWGKDFKEISIVIRPPFWATMWAYLIYALVLVVIVWRYLVFKEERMITRQKLAFEKREALRLKEMDELKDRFFSNITHEFRTPLTLIISPLQKLLSEGAVSGPIRQTLRGIEKNSRQLLGLVNEFLDFSKLNDGQMQVNRSAGELAPFVSAHVRSFEAAASEKQITLSFASGDVEGFYLFDQEKWSKIVINLLGNALKFTPEKGAISVGLRQASGDCIVLEVWDNGPGIATDQQERIFERFYQVDGSAIRSQGGTGIGLALVKEMVGVMGGHIQVDSEPGKYARFCVELPVPKALSPENTTLNSDTPLFRPVPMDGALPQLFVVEDNDELRAFIMTSLEGAYRVTGAANGMLAWEMIRTSLPDIVISDVMMPGRDGFDLCKLCKSDPLTAHIGFILLTSKAAHQARIHGLEAGADVYLTKPFQMDELELRVLNLCRLQQNVRAQLKARLFSQPPEAGPGITDPFLNRLYQEIDARLANPDLMVDDLCKALSVSKSTLNRKLKALLDASAADLIRQYRLEKATTLLRSGMDIASVSYNVGFGSPSYFTQCFRERYHLTPSDFISGGI; this is translated from the coding sequence GTGGAAAAAACTTTTGTACGGATCACAAAACTGGTTTTTTGTGTAAGCTGCCTTTTGATTTTACACCCATCGCAGACCTGCTTTGCACAGCGGCCTGTTTATTCGAATGAACAGCATTTCGGCGTGGATGACGGTTTGCCGCAAAGCTTCATCACAGGCTTCACGCAGAATAAGGATGGTTTTATATGGATCTCCACGCTCGACGGGCTGAGCCGGTTTGATGGACGCGGCTTCAAAAATTTCCGCAACAGGCCCGGCGATCCCGCCACGATCGCGCAAAATGTGATTTTCAAAATTATTCCGCACGCCGACAGCAGCAAACTGACACTGATTTACGAAGGCTTGCACCATGATTGTTTCGATACGCGGACGTTCCGGGCCAAGCGGATTCCCCACCTGGCCACGCTGCGGCGCATCCCCGGTACCAAAGCGCATTTTATTAACCGGGCGAATGTGTACAATGGCGAAGACTGGGTTTTCGCAAGATCTGTTGCCGGGGGGATCGGATGGGTAAATGCCGAAACAGGCAAAACTTTTTTCGCCAACACGGCCAACGGATTGTTGAAGCAGGACACCCTCAGCGTTATTTTTCAATCAGCCGATGGCGGCGTTTTCTTGATCTCGGAGGATGGGGTGCAGGTGAGTGACAAAGCAAAAAAGCATTTCAAATTCATCCGTTTCAATACCTCCGTAGATAGGCTCCGGCCCGAGATGATCTTCGACGGAAACATCAATGCGGGTACTGTTGCGCGCCTGCCCGGAAACCGGTTGCTGGTTTACCGGGATAACCGGGTCGTGCTCCTCGACCTGGTGAAAAGAACTTCGAAGTCCATTACAATCCCGGGCGGCGTGCCGGCTTATAATAACAGCCACAAGGATTTGCTTTGCCAGGATTCGAAGGGACTTGTTTACCTCGTGAACCAGGGCAGGGTTTTCAGGGTGAACGAAAAGGACCAGCTGGAACTGATCTGGCAGAGCGGGTCGGCGCCGCAATTCAATGTTACCGCATTTTTTGTCGATCGGTCCGATGTGCTGTGGATGAGCATTAACACGCACGGAATCACCAAGATCGATTTACGCGCGATCCCTTTTTACACGCGTCCTTACAAAAGCGGTTTTGTGGCCGACATTTTAGAGGAGGCGGGAATTCCACCACCCCAAATCCCAGCAGAATGGACTGATTCTGCAATTGACTACTACTTTCGGCAGGCATGGGCGTCTGACAACCAACTTTATCTCACGGCCAATCTGTGGGGTAATGGTGAGATTTTTAGCTACGACGGCGCCACGTTAAGCCGCTTCAATCGGGCCAGGCATTCGAAAGTCTACACGGCGCTGGTCGTGAAGCCCGGAGGGGAAGTGTGCGCGTTCGAGCAAATGAACTCGCGGTGGTATAGCTGGAAAGCCCCGGCGTCGGCGCCGGATTCGTTTTCGCTGAACCGTGCGGAAATGATGAAGGTGGAAATGACGGACGGCTACTTCGCGAAGGGCAGCCTCTGGCTGGCAACCTATGCCAGCGGTTTGCTCCAATACAAAGATGCTCAAAGGATCGGGCACTTTATCGGCAAGCAGCCGGGCTCGCGGGGTCATATGCCGAACGAACTGACCGAGATTTGTTCTGACCCGTTGAATAAAAACCTGTTATGGATCGGTTCGCGGGGATTTGGGCTCATTCTTTGGGATGTTGAGAAGGGGTTGCAGCAGATTTTTACCGTGGATGACGGGCTGCCCAACAATACCGTTTACTGCATTCTGCCGGACCGGGCCGGCAAGTTGTGGTGCAGTACCAACAAAGGAATTTTCCGGCTTGACCCCAAAACGAAGGAGATCCATTCTTTCGACAAATCGGACGGATTGCAGGGGAACGAGTTCAACCGGGCGCATAAGTTCCGTTTTTTCGACGGGCGCCTGGCTTTCGGCGGTACGGAAGGGTACACGATATTTGATCCCGCCGCCTTCGACGGGAACCATCCCCGAACCCGAATGCCGATTCAACTCATCAGCTTACAGATCAACAACGAGTTACAGCAGCCGTCGCTTCGGGGCAGTATCGTTGCTGAGCCGCTGAGCCTGATCCGCGAGATAACCCTTCCGTTTGATAAAAACCATTTGCGGTTCGAATTTGCGGCATTGCGTTTCAACCAGCCGGCCAAAACGAAATACCGCTTTCAGATGGTGGGAATTGATAAGCAGTGGGTAGAAAACGGCACGAGCAATGTCGCTTCGTATCTCGGCTTATCGCCCGGCAAGTACAAACTGCTCGTGAATGCGACGGACAATATGGGTTTATGGGGTAAAGATTTCAAGGAAATCAGCATTGTGATCCGTCCTCCTTTCTGGGCCACGATGTGGGCTTACCTGATCTATGCATTGGTACTGGTCGTGATCGTCTGGCGCTATCTGGTTTTCAAAGAGGAACGGATGATCACGCGGCAAAAGCTGGCATTCGAAAAACGGGAGGCCTTGCGGCTGAAAGAAATGGACGAGTTGAAAGATCGTTTTTTCAGCAACATAACCCATGAATTCAGGACGCCGCTTACTTTGATCATCAGTCCGTTGCAGAAATTACTTTCGGAAGGAGCAGTGTCCGGGCCGATCCGGCAAACGCTGCGGGGCATCGAGAAAAACTCCCGCCAACTGCTGGGCCTGGTTAACGAGTTTCTGGATTTCTCCAAATTGAATGACGGGCAAATGCAGGTGAACAGATCCGCCGGTGAGCTGGCCCCGTTTGTATCCGCCCACGTCCGGTCTTTCGAAGCGGCCGCTTCGGAAAAGCAGATAACACTTTCCTTTGCTTCCGGCGACGTGGAGGGTTTCTACCTCTTCGATCAGGAAAAATGGAGCAAAATTGTCATCAACCTGCTAGGTAATGCATTGAAATTCACTCCGGAAAAAGGAGCAATTTCGGTTGGGCTGAGGCAAGCGTCGGGAGATTGTATCGTGTTGGAGGTTTGGGATAATGGCCCCGGCATTGCGACCGATCAGCAGGAAAGAATATTCGAAAGGTTTTATCAGGTCGATGGGTCGGCTATCCGCAGCCAGGGCGGCACAGGTATCGGTCTGGCGCTGGTGAAGGAAATGGTAGGGGTGATGGGAGGACATATTCAGGTGGATAGCGAGCCGGGAAAATATGCCCGGTTTTGCGTTGAGCTGCCGGTGCCAAAGGCCCTTTCGCCTGAAAATACAACTTTGAACAGCGATACGCCGCTATTCCGCCCTGTGCCGATGGACGGTGCATTACCTCAGCTATTCGTGGTGGAGGACAACGACGAGCTTCGCGCATTTATCATGACAAGCCTGGAAGGGGCGTATCGCGTGACCGGCGCCGCCAACGGAATGCTGGCCTGGGAAATGATCCGCACCTCATTGCCGGACATCGTGATCAGCGACGTGATGATGCCCGGCCGCGACGGGTTTGATCTCTGCAAGCTGTGCAAGTCGGACCCGCTTACCGCCCACATTGGTTTTATCCTGCTCACTTCCAAGGCCGCTCACCAGGCACGCATTCATGGATTGGAAGCAGGTGCCGACGTTTATCTGACCAAGCCATTTCAAATGGACGAGTTGGAGCTGCGGGTGCTGAACCTTTGCCGGTTGCAGCAGAATGTTCGTGCACAATTGAAAGCCCGATTATTCAGTCAGCCGCCCGAGGCGGGTCCGGGGATCACAGACCCGTTCCTGAACCGGTTGTACCAGGAGATCGACGCCAGGCTCGCTAATCCCGACCTCATGGTAGACGATCTGTGCAAGGCACTTTCGGTGAGCAAAAGTACGCTCAACCGCAAACTGAAAGCCCTGCTGGATGCTTCCGCTGCCGACCTGATCCGTCAGTACAGGCTGGAAAAGGCAACGACCCTTTTGCGATCGGGGATGGATATTGCATCGGTGTCCTACAATGTGGGCTTCGGGAGTCCGTCCTATTTCACGCAATGCTTCCGGGAGCGGTACCACCTCACGCCGTCGGATTTTATTTCCGGCGGCATTTGA
- a CDS encoding DUF808 domain-containing protein, producing the protein MASGFFAVLDDIAALMDDVALTTKMATRKTAGILGDDLAVNAEKATGFLAERELPILWAITKGSFINKLIIVPIALILNAFAPAAMTYVLILGGCYLAYEGAEKVIEFFVKHKHEPSPAAVQEEQAPATDHEKAKIKSAIATDFILSVEIVIIALGAVATEQSMIQIVTVSAVALIATIGVYGIVALIVRMDDLGYGLIRRSNNSGLLAKIGNMLVSALPIIIRILGVVGTFALLLVAGGIFSHNIHFLHDLFPALPAMVKEFLIGLAVGLIVAAVVGIYRKLAGSFKK; encoded by the coding sequence ATGGCATCAGGATTTTTTGCAGTACTCGACGATATAGCCGCATTGATGGACGATGTGGCGCTGACTACCAAAATGGCTACGCGCAAGACGGCGGGTATTTTGGGTGATGACCTCGCAGTTAATGCGGAGAAAGCAACCGGTTTTCTGGCAGAACGGGAGCTGCCGATCCTTTGGGCTATCACCAAGGGCTCATTCATCAACAAACTCATCATCGTACCCATTGCACTGATACTTAATGCGTTTGCCCCGGCAGCCATGACGTACGTGCTCATTCTGGGAGGATGTTACCTGGCCTACGAGGGAGCCGAGAAAGTCATCGAGTTTTTCGTAAAACACAAGCATGAACCGTCGCCCGCCGCGGTGCAGGAAGAACAAGCGCCGGCAACGGACCACGAAAAGGCCAAAATCAAATCGGCCATTGCGACGGATTTTATCCTCTCGGTCGAAATCGTCATCATCGCGCTCGGGGCCGTTGCAACCGAACAGTCCATGATCCAGATCGTGACGGTATCGGCCGTCGCATTGATCGCGACCATCGGGGTGTATGGAATTGTAGCCCTCATTGTGAGGATGGATGACCTGGGTTACGGCCTGATCAGGCGAAGCAATAACTCCGGACTGCTTGCTAAAATCGGGAACATGCTCGTTTCCGCATTGCCGATTATTATCCGCATTCTCGGCGTGGTGGGCACATTTGCACTTTTGCTTGTCGCGGGCGGCATATTCTCGCACAACATCCATTTCCTGCACGATCTTTTCCCAGCACTTCCGGCCATGGTCAAAGAATTTCTGATCGGATTAGCAGTAGGTTTAATCGTGGCCGCGGTTGTAGGCATTTACAGAAAGCTAGCCGGAAGTTTCAAGAAGTAA